From a single Deltaproteobacteria bacterium IMCC39524 genomic region:
- a CDS encoding MarR family transcriptional regulator encodes MDVTEKVPEVMRSEGEPLNAGKIAELGGLDREDVDKAMTKLKKEEKIVSPKRCYWTPA; translated from the coding sequence ATGGATGTTACAGAAAAAGTTCCAGAAGTCATGCGTTCAGAAGGTGAACCTCTCAATGCCGGGAAAATAGCTGAACTTGGAGGCCTTGACCGTGAGGATGTCGACAAAGCAATGACTAAGCTGAAAAAAGAAGAAAAGATTGTTTCGCCAAAGCGCTGTTACTGGACACCGGCATAG
- a CDS encoding mechanosensitive ion channel — MENKLQDSGQYVDTLINMFVVWGPKLVGAILALLIGLWLANMIAGGLSRRMEKSAVDPSLRPFLTSLVSTLLKILVVVSVLGMVGIQMTSFIAILGAAGLAVGMALSGTLQNFAGGVMILIFKPFKVGDVIEAQGYTGAVNAIQIFNTILKTPDNKTVIIPNGGLSTSSMVNYSTEPTRRVDWTFGIAYGDDIDKAKQVLSELLTSNEKVLQDPAPFIELGELADSSVNFTVRAWVNAADYWAVHFYMLEKVYRGFGEAGLNIPFPQMDVHLDK; from the coding sequence ATGGAAAACAAATTACAGGACAGCGGGCAGTATGTTGATACGTTGATCAACATGTTTGTGGTCTGGGGACCTAAGTTGGTTGGCGCGATTCTGGCGCTGCTCATCGGACTCTGGCTGGCAAATATGATTGCAGGCGGATTGAGCCGGAGGATGGAAAAGAGCGCAGTTGACCCATCTCTCAGGCCATTCCTCACGAGCCTTGTGTCTACACTGCTCAAAATATTGGTTGTAGTGAGTGTCTTGGGGATGGTTGGCATTCAGATGACCTCATTCATTGCTATCCTTGGTGCAGCCGGCCTGGCTGTCGGAATGGCACTCTCGGGGACTCTGCAGAATTTCGCTGGCGGCGTCATGATTCTTATATTCAAGCCATTCAAGGTCGGCGACGTCATTGAGGCTCAAGGTTATACCGGTGCTGTTAATGCCATCCAGATATTCAACACAATTCTCAAAACTCCTGACAACAAAACCGTTATAATTCCTAACGGAGGGCTTTCAACATCCTCTATGGTAAATTATTCCACGGAGCCGACCAGAAGGGTGGACTGGACCTTCGGCATTGCTTACGGCGATGACATCGACAAAGCAAAACAGGTCTTAAGCGAGCTGCTCACCTCCAACGAGAAGGTGTTACAGGATCCGGCACCATTTATTGAATTGGGAGAACTGGCCGACAGTTCAGTGAATTTTACTGTCAGAGCCTGGGTTAACGCAGCCGATTACTGGGCTGTACATTTTTACATGTTGGAGAAAGTCTATCGGGGATTCGGTGAAGCAGGTTTGAACATTCCTTTTCCACAAATGGATGTTCACCTGGACAAATAG
- a CDS encoding YegP family protein, whose amino-acid sequence MAAKFELKKAKDGQFMFNLKAANGQVILTSELYKQKSSAENGIESVRKNASREGAFEVKANSKGEPYFILKATNGQEIGRSEYYSGNSAMENGIASVKTNAPDAKVDDTTA is encoded by the coding sequence ATGGCAGCTAAATTTGAGTTAAAAAAAGCAAAAGACGGTCAATTCATGTTCAACCTGAAGGCGGCAAATGGCCAGGTTATTCTAACCAGTGAGCTCTACAAACAGAAGTCGAGTGCCGAAAACGGCATTGAATCGGTGCGCAAAAATGCCAGCCGCGAGGGGGCTTTTGAAGTTAAGGCGAACTCCAAGGGAGAACCATATTTCATCCTGAAAGCAACCAACGGGCAGGAAATTGGCCGGAGCGAATATTATTCCGGTAACTCTGCTATGGAGAACGGAATTGCTTCTGTCAAAACTAATGCACCTGATGCCAAGGTGGATGACACAACCGCCTAG
- a CDS encoding DUF853 family protein: MTQLPPLHIAKTNEFLGILPRMANRHGLIAGATGTGKTVTLRVLAEHFSRIGVPVFMADVKGDLSGLANAGGDHPKVMERVETLELSDFKPHSFPVVFWDLFGEQGHPIRTTVSEMGPLLLARLLDLNATQTGILTLVFKVADDQGMLLLDLKDLQAMICFVGDNAKEFRTTYGNISSASIGTIQRSLLTLEHQGAEVFFGEPALNLDDFMRTDPEGFGVINILAADKLIQTPKVYATFLLWLISELFEQLPEVGDPDKPRIVFFFDEAHLLFDDPPEALLDKIEQVVRLIRSKGVGIYFVSQNPLDVPDAILGQLGNRIQHALRAFTPRDQKAVRAAAQTFRPNPALDVEQVITEVGVGEALVSFLDRKGIPSPVERALICPPSSRLRPLDFKERDKVRAGSIVGDCYDKEIDRESAYEQLTARAEKKDVELPKTSSRRSKKSNSVEDIFGAAAKSAARSIGTQLGRQLIRGVLGSLFGGRR; encoded by the coding sequence ATGACCCAATTACCCCCTCTACACATTGCCAAAACGAATGAATTCCTCGGCATCCTTCCTCGAATGGCCAATCGGCATGGCCTCATTGCTGGCGCTACTGGAACCGGCAAGACAGTAACCTTGAGAGTGCTCGCAGAGCATTTCAGTCGCATTGGCGTCCCCGTTTTTATGGCTGATGTGAAAGGTGATTTGTCCGGGTTGGCGAACGCCGGTGGTGACCACCCTAAGGTTATGGAGCGTGTAGAGACTCTAGAGCTTTCTGATTTTAAACCGCACAGTTTCCCGGTTGTTTTCTGGGATCTTTTTGGAGAGCAGGGTCATCCGATCCGAACGACTGTTTCTGAGATGGGTCCATTGTTGCTCGCGCGCCTGCTTGATCTCAATGCCACCCAGACCGGTATTCTCACCCTGGTTTTTAAGGTTGCCGATGATCAGGGCATGCTCTTGCTCGATCTAAAGGATCTTCAGGCCATGATTTGCTTTGTGGGCGATAACGCAAAGGAGTTCCGTACGACATATGGAAACATCTCCTCAGCGAGTATCGGTACCATTCAACGCTCGTTGCTTACCCTTGAACATCAAGGTGCAGAGGTTTTTTTTGGCGAGCCGGCTCTGAATCTGGATGATTTTATGCGAACCGATCCGGAAGGCTTTGGTGTCATCAATATCCTTGCTGCAGACAAGCTGATTCAGACACCCAAAGTGTATGCCACTTTCCTGCTCTGGCTGATTTCGGAACTCTTTGAACAGTTACCTGAGGTTGGGGACCCGGACAAACCTCGCATTGTCTTCTTCTTTGACGAAGCCCACCTGCTTTTCGATGATCCACCAGAAGCTCTGCTTGATAAAATTGAGCAGGTGGTAAGACTGATTCGTTCTAAAGGCGTTGGTATCTATTTTGTCTCCCAGAATCCGCTCGATGTGCCCGATGCAATCCTTGGTCAACTCGGCAACAGGATACAGCATGCTCTACGCGCATTTACACCTCGTGATCAGAAAGCGGTGCGGGCGGCTGCCCAGACCTTCAGACCTAATCCAGCCTTGGATGTTGAACAGGTGATCACCGAGGTCGGTGTTGGAGAAGCCTTGGTTTCGTTTCTCGACCGCAAGGGAATTCCCTCGCCCGTGGAGCGTGCATTGATTTGTCCTCCGTCCAGTCGCTTGCGGCCACTGGACTTTAAAGAGCGGGATAAGGTCCGGGCGGGGTCAATTGTTGGTGATTGCTATGACAAAGAAATTGACCGTGAATCGGCATATGAGCAATTAACGGCCAGGGCAGAGAAAAAGGACGTTGAGTTGCCGAAGACGAGTAGCCGCAGATCAAAAAAGAGCAATTCTGTTGAAGATATCTTTGGTGCTGCGGCGAAAAGTGCTGCAAGGTCCATCGGCACGCAGCTTGGGCGCCAGCTCATTAGAGGTGTGCTGGGTTCTTTGTTTGGTGGTCGACGATAA
- a CDS encoding SMP-30/gluconolactonase/LRE family protein: MNSSIHIVFIIIITQLFLTISYAADHDQVRRLWPTPPNQPRLEFVGVFTSEDDLANPKEKELLVTLLGEGFRQPLSRPTSVATLDTNTVLVSESGSGDLKVFDFAKGETRDLFQKPFPLFEEPVDVTIDAEKNIFVIDQKKGFIAVFDNALNPTHRIGLNVEFGKLEKLAIDSSKQTLYVSDSTLNKVFAFDPAGQLLFEVGDNEDPDSQLKAPHGLAVDSEGRLYVADTGSSRIKIFDSAGNFIKVFKFKNNSGSSVLEQPWDLAFDSQGLLHIIDQKMAALITCTQNGEVLYATMASSRTNHSMGFNRPADIHIDSKDRIIITDDMNNRFSIWQVLTKPYLAEHPITDNDIETLKRYIAKLKSEQAKTDKLTKTIGTQRGAEKKNLEEGWNEPKRKRQRVVCPKCQAQYDLVFIGINSK; the protein is encoded by the coding sequence ATGAATTCGTCAATTCATATTGTTTTTATTATAATTATAACCCAATTATTTTTAACAATCTCTTACGCCGCAGATCACGACCAAGTCAGAAGACTGTGGCCAACGCCCCCCAATCAGCCACGACTTGAGTTTGTCGGCGTATTTACTTCCGAAGACGATTTAGCAAATCCGAAAGAAAAAGAATTGCTTGTAACTTTACTAGGTGAAGGCTTTAGGCAACCCCTAAGCAGACCTACAAGTGTAGCGACTCTGGATACCAACACTGTGTTGGTGTCTGAAAGTGGAAGTGGGGATCTTAAGGTTTTTGATTTTGCAAAGGGAGAAACCAGAGACCTTTTTCAAAAGCCATTTCCTCTTTTCGAGGAGCCTGTTGATGTCACAATCGATGCGGAAAAAAACATCTTTGTCATAGATCAAAAAAAAGGCTTCATAGCAGTTTTTGATAATGCTTTAAATCCAACACATCGAATAGGTCTAAATGTTGAATTCGGAAAACTTGAGAAGCTCGCCATAGACTCTTCTAAACAGACGCTCTATGTCTCAGACTCTACTCTCAACAAAGTTTTCGCCTTTGACCCGGCCGGCCAGTTGCTTTTTGAAGTCGGTGATAATGAAGACCCTGATAGTCAATTGAAGGCACCCCATGGTTTAGCTGTAGACAGTGAAGGCCGCTTATATGTGGCCGACACAGGTTCCTCGAGAATCAAGATTTTTGACAGTGCCGGAAACTTTATCAAGGTATTTAAGTTTAAGAACAACTCTGGCTCCTCGGTTTTGGAACAGCCTTGGGATTTGGCCTTCGACAGCCAGGGACTTCTTCATATCATTGACCAGAAAATGGCGGCGCTAATTACATGCACACAGAATGGGGAAGTACTTTACGCCACTATGGCAAGCAGTCGAACCAATCATTCAATGGGCTTTAATCGCCCGGCTGACATTCATATTGATAGTAAAGATCGAATAATTATAACGGATGATATGAACAATCGGTTTAGCATATGGCAAGTACTAACAAAGCCTTACTTGGCCGAGCACCCTATTACAGATAACGATATTGAAACGCTTAAAAGATACATCGCAAAATTAAAATCTGAGCAGGCCAAAACAGACAAATTGACTAAAACCATCGGCACGCAAAGGGGGGCAGAAAAGAAAAATCTTGAAGAAGGCTGGAACGAACCAAAAAGAAAAAGGCAAAGAGTCGTCTGCCCGAAATGCCAGGCTCAATATGATCTGGTTTTTATTGGAATCAATAGTAAATGA
- a CDS encoding cytochrome c3 family protein produces the protein MTKRVYLIAVSIVSLLFLIKGGIVLSQEVTAPQSIHQKASICWDNFEATFSDEPLICQDVCDRCHTYATVIPDQSGNPEAVTTDKEYPEELGDGVNWETIGLLQQSCKSCHNEEIKPETNHPIFVEHDANYLDDFKETELKLFDGHILCTTCHSPHRENAALLRVPNLGSGLCIDCHIK, from the coding sequence GTGACAAAAAGAGTTTACCTGATAGCTGTATCAATTGTCAGCCTCCTTTTCTTAATAAAGGGAGGGATAGTCCTGTCGCAGGAAGTCACAGCGCCACAAAGTATCCATCAAAAAGCATCAATATGCTGGGATAACTTCGAGGCCACGTTTTCAGATGAGCCCTTAATCTGTCAGGATGTTTGTGATCGTTGCCATACCTACGCAACAGTAATTCCAGATCAGTCTGGAAACCCTGAGGCGGTCACAACTGACAAAGAATACCCAGAAGAACTTGGCGATGGTGTCAACTGGGAGACCATAGGTTTGCTTCAACAATCTTGCAAGAGTTGTCACAACGAAGAAATAAAACCAGAGACAAACCACCCAATATTTGTAGAACATGATGCCAATTATTTGGATGATTTCAAGGAAACAGAGTTGAAACTGTTTGATGGGCACATACTATGTACGACGTGTCATTCCCCGCACCGTGAAAATGCTGCCCTTTTAAGGGTTCCTAACCTGGGTTCAGGACTCTGTATTGACTGTCATATCAAATAA
- a CDS encoding hemerythrin family protein, giving the protein MEIKWTPALKIGHDVIDSQHVELFSLFDEFVEGCAKGRGKVSVVELYQSLKEYVEKHFRDEEALMANSGYPGLEKQKREHQKFQRQVSELGTTISRQGVTLIELVQMNKLLVNWLVNHVQDVDQKFGEYLRETGGGE; this is encoded by the coding sequence ATGGAAATAAAATGGACCCCTGCTCTCAAGATTGGTCATGACGTAATTGACAGTCAACACGTAGAACTATTTAGCCTTTTTGATGAATTCGTGGAGGGTTGTGCGAAGGGCCGGGGCAAGGTCTCTGTCGTTGAGTTGTATCAAAGTCTTAAAGAGTACGTAGAGAAACATTTCCGTGATGAAGAGGCTCTGATGGCAAATTCGGGCTATCCCGGGCTTGAAAAACAGAAGCGCGAGCATCAAAAATTCCAGAGACAAGTTTCGGAACTAGGCACTACAATCTCCAGACAGGGCGTAACTTTGATCGAGTTGGTTCAGATGAATAAACTTCTGGTTAATTGGTTGGTAAACCACGTTCAAGATGTTGATCAGAAGTTTGGTGAGTATCTACGGGAAACTGGCGGTGGAGAATAG
- a CDS encoding heme-binding protein — MRQRSPLIILTLVIIFSGAYSAMAIEEAPYEVVKVEGDFEVRDYAPHLLAETFVEGDFEDAGSRAFKRLFRYISGDNQSQTKISMTAPVSQQSGEKIDMTAPVGQQKSGDQWVVSFMMPASYDMGTLPVPDNPLVTLRQVPTRRMATIQYSGFWSEKNYQKNKLKLDLWIQKEGLMIRGEPIWARYNAPFVPWFMRRNEILVPVSK; from the coding sequence ATGAGGCAACGAAGCCCACTGATCATTCTCACGTTGGTCATCATATTCTCAGGAGCATATAGCGCCATGGCTATCGAAGAGGCCCCATACGAAGTCGTTAAAGTCGAAGGCGATTTTGAAGTTCGCGATTATGCTCCCCATCTCCTCGCCGAGACTTTTGTTGAAGGAGACTTTGAAGACGCTGGGAGTCGCGCTTTCAAGCGACTGTTTCGTTACATTTCCGGGGACAATCAGTCGCAAACAAAAATCTCCATGACTGCGCCGGTTTCTCAGCAGTCAGGTGAGAAGATTGATATGACTGCTCCGGTTGGGCAACAGAAGTCTGGAGATCAATGGGTGGTCAGTTTTATGATGCCCGCATCCTACGACATGGGAACCCTCCCTGTTCCTGACAATCCTCTGGTGACGCTGCGGCAAGTTCCTACAAGACGCATGGCAACAATTCAATACTCTGGTTTCTGGAGTGAAAAGAACTATCAGAAGAACAAGTTAAAGTTGGATCTCTGGATTCAAAAAGAAGGCCTGATGATTCGTGGAGAGCCTATCTGGGCACGATACAATGCACCGTTTGTCCCTTGGTTTATGCGTAGGAATGAAATTCTTGTTCCGGTCTCTAAATAA
- a CDS encoding bacteriohemerythrin: MPLFLWKKSYEIGLTEIDTQHRNLVGIINELSDAMMNQKGYTVVPHILEKLVDYIQFHFTTEEEIMRDTKYPALDEHCQEHLAMTTKVIEFKRAYAKNHEINVVEVLNFLCDWLKEHIVVSDKKLKAHIQTMDA, from the coding sequence ATGCCGCTATTTCTCTGGAAGAAAAGTTATGAGATTGGTCTTACTGAGATTGATACTCAACACCGCAACCTGGTGGGTATCATTAATGAGCTGTCAGATGCGATGATGAACCAAAAAGGCTACACAGTCGTACCGCACATCCTTGAAAAGCTGGTGGATTACATCCAATTTCATTTTACAACTGAAGAAGAAATCATGCGAGATACAAAGTATCCGGCCCTTGATGAACATTGTCAGGAGCATCTTGCGATGACCACGAAAGTGATTGAGTTCAAAAGGGCCTATGCAAAGAATCACGAAATCAATGTCGTTGAAGTGCTTAACTTTCTGTGCGACTGGCTGAAAGAACACATTGTCGTGAGTGACAAGAAATTGAAAGCACACATTCAAACGATGGACGCCTAA
- a CDS encoding DUF554 domain-containing protein has translation MLLQGTFVNIGAVIAGCLIGRLAGRYLSTRMRQTLMIGLGLAVLLIGLQLALQSKQLMIVIGGLIFGGLIGEMIGIEKRLEEFGERLQKRFSGMGKIAEGFVTASLLYCVGAMAIMGALQDGLGGPPTILYAKAALDGVASIALTSTLGIGVIFSVIPLLLYQGGITLVAELAETILTEPVITEMNAVGGLLIVAIAIDLMGIKRLPVGNLLPAVFVVVALVWGFGMA, from the coding sequence ATGCTTTTGCAGGGGACTTTTGTCAACATAGGCGCAGTGATTGCCGGCTGCCTGATCGGCCGGCTGGCTGGTCGCTACCTCTCAACCAGGATGCGTCAAACCCTGATGATCGGGCTGGGTCTGGCGGTGCTGCTGATCGGCCTGCAACTAGCCCTGCAAAGCAAGCAACTCATGATCGTTATCGGCGGGCTGATCTTTGGTGGTCTGATCGGCGAGATGATAGGCATAGAAAAACGGCTGGAAGAATTCGGTGAGCGCCTGCAGAAACGTTTCTCAGGAATGGGCAAGATCGCAGAAGGCTTTGTGACCGCGAGCCTGCTTTATTGCGTCGGAGCCATGGCAATCATGGGTGCACTGCAGGACGGTTTGGGTGGGCCACCGACAATCCTCTATGCGAAAGCAGCTCTCGACGGTGTAGCCTCCATCGCCCTGACTTCCACTCTCGGCATCGGGGTCATCTTTTCCGTAATCCCACTCTTGCTCTATCAGGGCGGCATTACCCTGGTCGCAGAGCTTGCTGAAACCATTCTGACCGAACCGGTTATTACCGAAATGAATGCTGTCGGTGGTTTACTGATTGTCGCCATCGCTATCGACCTGATGGGCATCAAGCGTTTGCCTGTGGGAAATCTGCTGCCTGCGGTGTTTGTGGTGGTGGCCCTTGTTTGGGGCTTCGGGATGGCTTAA
- a CDS encoding MASE3 domain-containing protein: MPVDQSGPLNDTEASQQYPSVIDFSSILPRLSLKAGLTSFMSVGLFLVLLSRFSLPLVHALVEISSIILLVAVFLIGWNTRQLVRRQFFLILGVGLFVTGLVDLLLLLASLSVPIASALSPDMATQLWLISRTLGAFAFLCAIFSLGRRDYFTDKEWLFGFLLGGIGCLALVWPIEIFPSCIVEGQGFSRFKENFEYAIIGLFCLSAFLLVFRSRYLTQHLTVLFSLAIFMTTLSELIVILDAGVYGRLHLLGHYCKLGSAVLVYYVMVEGTLRSPFASLFKDVEQSYEELNQELQRRVIAEKKQEVAHQEASLLYRMSRAMHSTLNLDELAHLTLSAATGVEAGGFERATLFTVNKRTGMLQGMLGVSLDMASLVLPAGEDHLAWDQLHLDEESREAQRRDKFNQKVVKQRLHLEAEDNALAKAFLSEEVVLVADPDGEPAGGRQLSEALELGPYACAPLAGRDQIIGVLLVDNPFSLQEIPPTRKRFLELFASQAGSALGNASLVKRLEMAHANLQDIQEQLIHGEKMAVLGEMAAQVAHELRNPLVSIGGFAQRLTKQELQEPKANEYAAIIAREVKRMEEMLGNILSFSKKQLVCFEECNLKNVLQEIFDLEYDHCHRQGIKFDFALAHKLPVILGDYRQLRQVFLNLTINARQVMNEGGVLTVSARTGSLRGEKAVVVEVRDTGGGIKPEVMRNIFNPFFSTFAKGTGLGLSISHRIIEHHHGQIEVVNSEKGARFIVSLPVVPPAGASPGSAEKEKAG; the protein is encoded by the coding sequence ATGCCGGTCGATCAATCGGGACCACTCAACGACACAGAGGCCTCGCAACAGTACCCCTCTGTTATAGACTTTTCTTCAATTCTCCCTCGCTTATCTCTCAAGGCCGGGCTGACATCTTTTATGTCTGTCGGCCTTTTTCTTGTTTTGCTCAGTCGTTTTAGTCTCCCGCTGGTTCATGCCCTGGTAGAAATCTCCAGTATTATATTGTTGGTAGCAGTCTTCCTGATCGGGTGGAATACCCGGCAACTGGTGCGCAGGCAGTTCTTTCTGATCTTAGGGGTCGGATTGTTTGTTACAGGGTTGGTTGATCTCCTGCTGCTGTTAGCCTCACTAAGCGTGCCGATTGCCTCTGCTCTCAGCCCCGATATGGCTACTCAATTGTGGTTGATCAGCAGAACTCTGGGTGCTTTTGCTTTCCTCTGCGCGATCTTCAGCCTGGGGCGTAGAGATTATTTTACCGACAAGGAATGGCTGTTTGGCTTCCTGCTAGGCGGCATTGGTTGCCTGGCGCTGGTGTGGCCGATTGAAATCTTCCCGAGCTGTATTGTAGAAGGGCAAGGCTTCTCTCGCTTCAAGGAGAATTTTGAATATGCCATCATCGGCTTATTCTGTCTTTCGGCTTTTTTGCTTGTGTTCCGTAGTCGATACCTGACTCAACATCTTACTGTTTTGTTCTCACTCGCGATCTTCATGACGACCCTGTCGGAGTTGATAGTCATTCTTGATGCGGGTGTCTATGGCCGCTTACATTTACTCGGTCACTATTGCAAACTGGGCAGTGCTGTACTTGTTTATTACGTCATGGTTGAAGGAACACTCCGCTCTCCTTTTGCGAGTCTTTTCAAAGATGTCGAGCAGTCTTATGAAGAGTTGAATCAGGAACTGCAGCGACGTGTGATTGCTGAAAAGAAGCAGGAAGTCGCTCATCAGGAAGCGTCGTTGCTCTACCGCATGTCCAGGGCCATGCACAGTACACTCAACCTGGACGAATTGGCCCATCTTACACTTTCAGCGGCAACGGGCGTCGAAGCCGGTGGTTTTGAAAGGGCAACGCTTTTTACGGTCAACAAGCGCACCGGCATGCTGCAAGGGATGCTGGGGGTTTCACTAGATATGGCTTCTTTGGTCCTGCCGGCAGGAGAGGATCACCTGGCGTGGGATCAGCTGCATCTGGACGAGGAGTCTCGTGAAGCGCAACGAAGAGATAAATTTAACCAAAAAGTGGTCAAACAACGTCTTCATCTTGAGGCTGAAGATAATGCCCTGGCCAAGGCTTTTCTTTCTGAAGAAGTCGTTCTGGTGGCCGACCCTGACGGAGAACCAGCTGGCGGTCGCCAGCTATCAGAAGCCCTTGAGCTGGGTCCCTACGCCTGTGCCCCGTTAGCCGGACGTGACCAGATCATCGGCGTCCTGCTTGTTGATAACCCTTTTAGCCTGCAGGAAATCCCGCCGACGCGGAAGCGTTTTCTGGAACTTTTTGCCAGCCAGGCGGGGTCGGCTCTGGGTAATGCCAGCCTGGTAAAGCGGCTGGAGATGGCTCACGCTAATCTGCAGGATATCCAGGAACAGCTGATCCATGGTGAAAAAATGGCCGTTCTTGGCGAAATGGCCGCACAAGTCGCTCATGAACTGCGAAACCCACTGGTTTCCATCGGCGGTTTTGCTCAGCGCCTCACCAAACAAGAGCTGCAAGAGCCGAAAGCTAACGAATACGCAGCGATCATAGCGCGCGAGGTCAAGCGTATGGAGGAGATGCTCGGCAACATTCTCTCTTTCAGTAAAAAGCAGCTGGTTTGTTTTGAAGAGTGCAACCTGAAGAATGTTCTACAAGAGATCTTTGATCTCGAATATGACCATTGTCATCGTCAAGGAATCAAGTTCGATTTTGCCCTGGCCCATAAACTTCCCGTGATCCTTGGTGACTATCGTCAATTACGGCAGGTCTTTCTGAACTTGACAATCAACGCCCGTCAGGTGATGAACGAGGGTGGTGTTCTAACTGTTAGTGCGAGGACCGGTTCTTTACGTGGTGAAAAGGCTGTGGTGGTCGAAGTCAGGGATACCGGGGGAGGAATCAAGCCTGAAGTGATGCGCAATATCTTCAATCCGTTTTTTTCGACATTTGCCAAGGGAACCGGGCTGGGGCTTTCAATCTCTCACCGGATTATTGAGCATCATCACGGTCAGATTGAGGTCGTCAACAGCGAAAAAGGTGCGCGTTTTATTGTTTCATTGCCGGTGGTGCCGCCGGCCGGGGCTTCGCCTGGTTCTGCCGAGAAAGAAAAAGCGGGCTGA
- the dksA gene encoding RNA polymerase-binding protein DksA, which translates to MNKKKLEEFQELLQEQMDQLLHDAGKTVSEMTDEKTNFPDPTDRASLESDRNFELRIRDRERRLIGKIREALDRIEAGDFGECEDCGDQIGEARLKARPVTTLCIECKTEQERQEKIG; encoded by the coding sequence ATGAATAAAAAGAAGTTGGAGGAGTTCCAAGAGCTCCTTCAGGAACAGATGGATCAGTTGTTACACGATGCCGGTAAGACGGTTTCAGAGATGACTGACGAAAAGACCAACTTCCCTGATCCTACTGATCGTGCATCGTTGGAGTCTGATCGCAATTTCGAGCTGCGAATCCGTGATCGCGAGCGCCGCTTGATAGGCAAAATCCGCGAGGCGCTCGATCGTATTGAGGCCGGAGACTTTGGCGAATGTGAAGATTGCGGCGACCAGATCGGTGAAGCGCGCCTGAAGGCACGACCGGTCACTACCTTGTGCATCGAGTGCAAGACTGAGCAGGAGCGCCAGGAAAAAATCGGCTGA
- the moaC gene encoding cyclic pyranopterin monophosphate synthase MoaC, with protein sequence MSELTHFDSEGKAIMVDVGEKENTRRVAVARGEVRMQPETLARILENKVEKGDVLAVARLAGIMAAKKTSELIPLCHPLLINSVTVEFTPDRDNASVGIEATVKVNGQTGVEMEALTAVSAAALTIYDMCKAVDKAMTIDHVRLAEKKGGRSGHFVNSGESAK encoded by the coding sequence ATGAGTGAGTTGACTCATTTCGATAGCGAAGGCAAGGCCATCATGGTGGACGTGGGTGAAAAAGAGAACACCCGCAGGGTCGCTGTTGCCCGTGGTGAAGTAAGGATGCAGCCGGAAACCCTGGCGCGTATTCTTGAGAACAAGGTAGAGAAGGGTGACGTCTTGGCTGTGGCCCGCCTGGCGGGTATTATGGCGGCCAAGAAAACTTCTGAGTTGATTCCTCTTTGTCATCCTCTGCTGATTAACAGCGTGACTGTTGAGTTTACTCCAGATCGGGACAATGCAAGTGTCGGCATCGAAGCAACGGTCAAGGTGAATGGTCAGACAGGTGTGGAGATGGAAGCCTTGACGGCTGTTTCGGCCGCAGCCTTGACGATTTATGATATGTGCAAGGCCGTTGATAAAGCTATGACGATTGATCATGTGCGTTTGGCGGAAAAAAAAGGTGGTCGCAGCGGTCACTTTGTTAATTCCGGGGAGTCGGCCAAGTGA